The sequence below is a genomic window from Phycisphaerae bacterium.
CCATCCGTAACCGACAATCGAAATCAGCACGGGGGAAAGGGGGCGGTGTGTCCCCGGCCCGCTCGCACGCCCGACCACAACGAATCAGCCCGTCTCATTCGACAACTCATGAAATATGGCGGCTAAGGTAAAACCGCGACGGGTATGCGGAGCATCCCCGATGCGGGCCGGCGAACCGGCACGCCAGCCCCCTCTACGGCCGTGGAAGGTCCAAGCAGCGCCCAGTCCTAGTTCCCGCTGGGTCCCGGATAGAGATCGTTGAGGATTTCGGTAGTGGTTGTGCCCAGATAGGACGCGATGCCGTCGACAATAGCGTCCCGGAACTGCACACCGATATCGCAGGCGGTTGTGCTTAGGCAGACCAGCAGGCCGACAGTCATCAATGCTCGTCGCAGATAGCTACGCATCCTTCATCTCCGCGTTTTGGGCGACTCTCGAAACAGTGATTCGACTCGCCGCGAGGATTGGTCAATGCCACGCGCCCCGGCACTGACCGCGTTCCATGCACCAGCAAACCCGAAGGTCCTCGGTGCGCACACCGGCAGCGGCCTCCCGTGACACCGGGATCACTCCATCTGCATCGGCAATTCGTGTGCCAGAACCCCGGAAAGTGCCATGAGGCGCCTCCTCCCCAATCCATGACTCGCCTGCCTGTCATCGCAGGGGTGTGTACAATCCTGGGCCTCGGCGGCGGCGCCGTCAATAGAAATCAGAGTGGCTGATATCGTCGCGGATGAAGTTCACCTGCTCCGCGAGTTGATCCAGCTCAGCCAGGAAGTTCTTGCGATTGAATTCGTGCGGAATCATGACGGTAAAGCGGTGTCGATACGTAACCAACCCCGCCGGCCGCGGAAGTTCCGCCTTGTGCGCGTGGTGCGCCACGATGGACAAGCCGTGCCTCGTGAAGAACGAGGTCATTGCCGTGAGCAGGCCGTCGAAGTCCGGGGAGGAAACCCGAAGCGTCAGGGGCAGCGACTCCGCCAGATTGCGCGGCTCGAGTTCCCGAATCCGGGTGAACAGGGCCAGCAACTGGAGGGACTCGCCCAGCTTTGGTGCATCCTTCTCCACCAGTTCGAGCTGCCGCGGTGTCCCCATGACGTAGAGCAGGACCACCGCTTCGGTGCTCAGCGTATGTGCAATGCCCTCTCGAATGGCTGCGCCGCGTTTCACGACGAACTCGGCCGCTTCCTGAAGAATGCCCACGCGGTCCCGCCCGATCAGATGCAGCAGACCGAATTCGATTCCCGTGGCGTTCGTGGTCACCGCGAGCACTCCCAGACCCGGCGAGCCCCGACCAACGGCTGCCGGAGCGTACGCTTTCCGCGGACGTCCCCCTGTGGCGGAGGCACGGCCACGCAAATCGCGTGCGGGGCGATCGTACGGACCGTTGCAGGCCGAGTCAACCGGACATGCCTCGTGCCGCCCGCCCTCCGTGTCCTTGTCGCCGCCTGCGCCATGCATAGACTCCACCGACCGGTCCGCAGCGCGGTTGCGACCGTGAAACGCCTTTAACGCCGCTTCGGGTTTCGATGGATATCGTGGTCGTCCTAAATCTGGTTGGCGGGTTCGCACTGCTTGCCTTCGGCGGAGAATTGCTCGTCCGGGGGGCGGCTCGCCTCGCCGGCCTCTTCGGCGTCTCCTCCCTCGTCATCGGACTGACCGTGGTGGCGTTCGGCACGAGTGCCCCGGAACTTGCGGTCAGTGTCCGTTCCGCCCTGACCGGCCAAGCCGACATCGCCGTCGGTAATGTCGTCGGCAGCAACATCCTGAACGTCCTTCTGATCCTCGGACTCTCCGCGGCCTTGACCCCGTTGATGGTCTCGCGCCAACTGGTCCGTTTTGATGTCTGGGTGATGATCGGTGTTTCCGTCCTGATGCTGCTCATGGCCCTTGACCGCAAGCTCGATCGCATCGACGGCGCCATTCTGGTCATCGGACTGCTGCTCTACGTCATATGGTCCATCCGTGCGAGTCGCCGGGAGCAGGCTGCCCTTTTCGCGGCCGAGATGGTGGCTCCCGCGCCCGCGGGCTTGCCGAACACGCTGGCTGTGCCCGTCAATCTCGCTCTCGTCGCCGTCGGTCTGGCTTTGTTGGTCTGGGGTGCGGCGCTGATTGTCGCCGGTGCCGTCGCCATCGCCACGTGGATGGGCATCAGCCAACTGGTCATCGGTCTCACGATCGTGGCTGTTGGCACATCGTTGCCCGAGGTGGTGACCTCCGTCGTGGCCGCCCTCCGCGGCGAGCGCGACATCGCTGTCGGCAACATCGTCGGAAGCAACATATTCAACGTTCTTTGCGTGCTCGGCGTGACCGCGGCCGTCGGGGGGCAGGGCATCCAGGTATCCGAAAAGGCCCTCACCTTCGATATTCCCGTGATGATTGCGGTGAACGCGGCCTGCCTGCCCATCTTCTTTACCGGTTACCGCATCGGCCGCTGGGAGGGCGTTCTCTTCCTCGCTTATTACGTCCTCTACGTCATCTATCTGACCCTGGACGCGACTTCCAGTGCCGCCCTGACCGGCTTCCGGGAAGCAATGCTGTGGTTTGTTATTCCGATCACGGTAATCACCCTGGTGGTCATCTCGTTTCGGTACTGGCGAACGCTGCATCTGGAATCTCGTGCAGCGGCATCGGGCAGCGCGGAAGTGTGACGAACCCCTGTGCGGCTATGATGCAGGGGCAAGCTTCGACGGAAAATTCGACGTTGAGAATCTCCCGATGATCGATCGCGTCATGTTGATCGGCGGTGACACCCGCCTCCGCAAGCTCGTTGAGGAGGCCTGTGGTGCTGAGAACGTTCACGCTCTTCATGCTGCGAGCTACGAGGCCGTTTCCCCTCCCGCCGCGTCCGGCGAGCGACCATCCGAGATAGTCCTCTGCGATTATGAGACTTTCCCGAGCGTGCGAAGCGACTGGCCGACGGTTGGGGTCCTGCTCATCGACGAGCCCTCTTCCAGTGATACCACCATCGAGGCCATCAAGCAGGGCGCACTCGACTTTCTCGTCCGCCCGACGACCGTTGCCTCACTTGCCCGCCAGATCCGCGATGCGCTGCGTATCAGTCGGGCGATCGAGCTCCCCGCGGAGCGCGACGAGACCCACCGGGATTCTCGCGTCGAACGCATCATCGGGCAGTCACCCGCCATGACCGAGCTCTACAAGCTCGTCGCCCTCATCGCTCCCCGCGATATCAACGTGCTCATTACCGGTGAGAGCGGGACCGGAAAGGAGCTTGTCGCCCGGGCCATCCTTCATCACAGTCCCCGCCGCGATCATCCTTACCTGGCCGTCAACTGCGCCGCCATCCCGGAGACGCTTCTGGAAAGTGAACTGTTCGGACACGAAAAAGGCGCCTTTACCGGCGCCACGTCGCGCCGTCTCGGCAAGTTTGAGCAATGCGACGGCGGGACGCTCTTCCTGGATGAGGTCGGCGACATCCCGCTGCCGACCCAGGCCAAACTTCTCCGTGTACTCCAGGACGGGAGTTTTCAGCGCCTGGGTTCCTCTCAGACGCAGAACTGCGACGTTCGCATCATCTCCGCGACGCACCA
It includes:
- a CDS encoding calcium/sodium antiporter codes for the protein MDIVVVLNLVGGFALLAFGGELLVRGAARLAGLFGVSSLVIGLTVVAFGTSAPELAVSVRSALTGQADIAVGNVVGSNILNVLLILGLSAALTPLMVSRQLVRFDVWVMIGVSVLMLLMALDRKLDRIDGAILVIGLLLYVIWSIRASRREQAALFAAEMVAPAPAGLPNTLAVPVNLALVAVGLALLVWGAALIVAGAVAIATWMGISQLVIGLTIVAVGTSLPEVVTSVVAALRGERDIAVGNIVGSNIFNVLCVLGVTAAVGGQGIQVSEKALTFDIPVMIAVNAACLPIFFTGYRIGRWEGVLFLAYYVLYVIYLTLDATSSAALTGFREAMLWFVIPITVITLVVISFRYWRTLHLESRAAASGSAEV
- a CDS encoding sigma-54-dependent Fis family transcriptional regulator, coding for MIDRVMLIGGDTRLRKLVEEACGAENVHALHAASYEAVSPPAASGERPSEIVLCDYETFPSVRSDWPTVGVLLIDEPSSSDTTIEAIKQGALDFLVRPTTVASLARQIRDALRISRAIELPAERDETHRDSRVERIIGQSPAMTELYKLVALIAPRDINVLITGESGTGKELVARAILHHSPRRDHPYLAVNCAAIPETLLESELFGHEKGAFTGATSRRLGKFEQCDGGTLFLDEVGDIPLPTQAKLLRVLQDGSFQRLGSSQTQNCDVRIISATHQPLETMIREQRFRRDLYYRFRVASVEVPPLREREVDVVLLAHYFVRRYNALLGTEIRSFAPDTLPLLLRYPWPGNVRELENAIKSALVVARGTILLPEFLPDHIRAGTPAAAEDAIPDSRAVGFETLPLRQLADRLIAGPSFEGRVRATALDVLDRELVRAALERHAGRLAPAARQLGISRATLRQRVRQLGLETEFKVTGIRSNEMASD